The window TGACACGTTGTGCAAAGATTTCATAGAAAACTTGCAACAAATCAAAATGAAACTTTATTTGCACTAGTGTGTTTAAGGTTGTGCATTCTTTCCTAGGCAGTGtttaatatatattcataactTAGCGAGCTGTGTAACCAGCTGTATTCATAGACATGTTGGTTCAGCTGTATCCAAAGACATGTTGGTTCAACTGTATCCATAGACATGTTGGTTCAACTGTATCCATAGACATGTTGGTTCAACTGTATTCATAGACATTTTTGTTCAACTGTATCCATAGACATGTTGGTTCAACTGTATCCATAGACATGTTGGTTCAACTGTACCCATAGACATGTTGGTTCaactgtatctatatataagtTGGTTGAACTGTATCTATAGATATGTTGGTTACATGGCAGCTGAAGATTGGAAAGTTTAGTGAAGCTTTTGGGTTCCAAAAAGACAGGAAATTATGTAACTGAGTTTATAGAATTACTTTTGCTTTGGCACCCCATATTGACATCGACAGTTATGACCAGCGTCTAAATGCTCTTAACTCTGAGGAACTAACTGTGTTTTAGACATTTgttgtttaaaatactcaaatcataTCTTTAATTAATCCATTACATTTCTAATTCCCCAAAAAACACTACACCTTATATCAAACACCAGCACCTTGCCAATTAACATTATAAAACAGAGTTGTGAAAAAATACCTTCTTTTCTATAACACCTTTTTAAGGAAAAAGACCTTTTTTTCAATACACATACCGTAATTTACTTTgctacttttttgttttatagtcTAATTGCTTTAAATCACATTGACCAgagtaaataaagttaatatttatttatcctAAAAGTTAGATAGTTAAAGAATGTCTAGTATTCAGTACTTGAATTGATTGTCACAATAGAGTATTATTTATTCCATGGTAATTTGTTGAAAGTATTAGAAAATAAGCAGCTAGTAATGTcctataatatttaattaagcTTTATCAAAAGAAACAATACCAATAGCTGTAAAATTTAGCTCAATCAGAAAATatggttttaaaataaatgcGAAAACAAAATgactttaaaatatattttatatgaccATTGGTATAATCTTCCTCAAATTTCTATTCGCTAGACAGATTGTTTGATTAAGTATGATGTTCAGTGAAATCACCTGAAGAATTTCAACCCTTCTAAAGTGCCTTGTCATAGGGGACAAACTAGCTTGATGAGCAGCTTGTCATTACACTTTCCAAGAGCTGGaaactttattataaataaaatatattcaatatcTCCTACTTCTAGAAGCACAATCACAGTGTATAATAgagttactattgttactataaactttaaaataactGTTACCACAAATATTCActtaattttataactttcatcCATTTATGAGAGTTGCACCCTCTCAttcatcattcattcatttatgaGAGTTACACCATCTCATTCATCATTCATCCATTTATGAGAGTTACACCGTCTCATGAATGATCATAATTATCTAAATATATTAACTACCTACTATATCTATAGATAGTAACTACCAGCATATTCACATGGAGTAGTAGATAATACATCATGAATCTCAAGCATGAACGCTGCTAGCAATATCTGGCACAGCTTGTCATCACAGGAAATAGATCTTTTATATGAAGAACATTTGTATTATTAACAAATATTATGTATATTGGTTCTTCTGAAATGTTTTTGTTCATGAGTTTTAAGTACTCCATTCTCTTACTAGCTCAACCAAATGTAATTTCCTTTAGATCTTCAATTGTATAAATGGATATTTTGGTTGCAAAAAGAAAAGATTAAATATTACCTTCTGCTCCACAACAAAAATTGTATTTATGAGCTATTCTCTTTTTGAGAACAAAATAATGGCACAAAAAGTCGTGCTTAAACTTGCaaataagattttttttcagttttctcaaaCTGTGTTATTAGAGCCTGTCATTGTTGAGTTTATTGCAATTACCCTTTGGGCAACATTATATGTCATGTAACAAGTTGATCTGAGGCTAATAGATCAATTGCTAGtctaatttgattattagcaAATTGATGTTTCTGTTCAAAAAGTCATAAAAACCATCAAACATATCAGCGTAGAAAACCCCAATGTGCAGGTTTCGTGTATTCATCATAAAGCAGAGCTCAGTAATTACTCTAGACAAGCAGTGTTTTAtcgatatacatgtaggtagaatGTATACAAGTTCTATTCTGTACTAAACCCGTATTCACCGTTATtaatcgtcatgtgtaatataTTGAAATAGCTTGGTAGAACAATatttcacaataaaaatgtACTTAAATGCTGTTAAACTCTCTAACTTGATATCTCAAACACTTGCACCATAGAATAACTAATTGAGAGGTGAATAAGTGACAAAAAGCTAAAATTTAGCGGTTTTATTATCTTTTGTTGCTCTAACTCAACAAATATAGAATATTTTGTATGATGCAATAGAGCATAATAGTAAATGTGTTAATGGGTTTCTAGTTATGTGCCATCACTTATTTGCTGATGTTTAACCGTGAGAAAGCTGTATTTCTGTGTCAAGGCTGTGTTTCAATcaacaacaaataaataatttaacccAAACATATAAACACTACCAGTGAGCTATGGCGCTCATTCCACAGTGTCCATCTTTGAGTGCCCTCATGTTTGTGTGTGCCCATCTTTGAATGTCCACCCCTGAGGGTACCCACTCTAAAAGGTGTCCACTGCCCTTTTTGAACTCCTTTTGGATTCACTTCCAAAGCTACAGTCTAGGTACATTAGTCTACATAGACATTTTCATTTAGGTAGTTCATACCTGTACAGGGTCCAACCTTTATCCAAATCGCACTGTTCATCTGATGTCAATGGAGGAGAATTTAATATGATGCTCCTAAATTGTTTACTTAAACCTTTAACATCGTAGTTCTGTTCCCATAAATTTCTTTTCCGCTTACTAATCACTTTGAACGCATCAACTTTGGGTAGAGGAGAATATATGGGAAGAGATTGTTTCTGCTTTATATCTAAAACAGTAGACCTTCAGCAAACGTTCTGTCTAAAACCagactgcaatgaaagttgaaACAATATTAATTTGTATCTTAGGCATATTTTTTCATTAGGcctacatatactatatatacaatatatatatattatatatattgtatattgtatatatattcatatattactttattgtcAGGTATTAATTCCTGTGTACGTTTAACTACTTTAATATACACTAATTGGCTGACgagaatttttgtaataaactcCCTAGTATGTGATCCATAAAGTAAGTTGCTAGGACGTAGCTTTGTCATATTCCAACATCGGAAAGACAACTCTTTAAATATATGGCTTGTAGGTATTAATTACATCTCATTATATCGTACCTACATTgattgacatatttttattctattaaagcattaaaaaaacaattcttTATATTATCCCAAGAACTAACATTAGAAAGACGACTCCTAAAGATAAAAGCAATGACTGAGGCTTGTTTGCGGAGACTCACATACCGCATACAAACATTTCTATCTAAAGAATTTAATGGTGCAGCTGTAAGATTATTTTGTGTCAGCATTCTTACCTGTCATGTAATGGGGAGTAGTGCTGCCATCTTTGGTAGGATTCCTGAGAGATGCCGGTCGCTCAACAACTATCGTAGGGTTGAAGTTGTAGATGAGACCTTGCTTTTTAAATAACCTTTGTTGGTTGTCAGTTAAAGCAAGGTTTCTCCGTTCGTCAGCTTTAAATCGTTCAACTTGTATTTGTAAATGTCTGTCAGGTAGCTTATTCTCCTCTAGCAGAGTCTACAATCGATTATTAGTATTTCAAGAATTATTATCACTGCAATTAGTGTTCAGTTTATCTCATGATATACAGCTTCTATTTGTGTATAGTTGATGTAAATGTGTGCAATGGAGTTAAGTGAAAAATGGTTTTGTCACAACAGGAAGAAACAATTTCTATAAAGGCTGAAACTACAacttatatattcaatgtaCAGGGCCATTACCAAATTTCTTGTTGATAACGTGATGTTAAGTCGCACTGATTATATCATAATTGCCAGTCTGTTAACTTATTTGTCAGTTCATGCTTTGAATACAGCAAAAAAATTAGAATGCTCAAGTTAATTTTATGTTTCAAGTACTCACAGCTGGAGAACTTTAGATCAGGCAGAAAGTTGTGAGAACAGAGCAGTCATAGTCAACGACCAAAACTTTGTAGAAGTTAATAAGCTATACAAACATACTTAGTAAGTACTGTAAGTATTACTTACAGTTTCATACCATAATAAATGTGTACACCAACCTGATAACTAGCAATTGGCAATCAGTTGACAAATAGCAATCGGCAATCAGTTGACAAATAGCAATTGGCAATCAGTTGACAACTAGCAATTGGCTAGTGAAAAGGATCAGTTTTCATAACAAGTAATAAATGAGTACACCAGCCTGATAACtagcaattggctatgatcagtTGACAACTAGCAATTGGCTAGTGAAAATGATTAGTTTTCATAACAAGTAATAAATGAGTACACTAGCCTGATAATTAGCAATTGGCTACGATCAGTTGACAACTAGCAATTGGCTAGTGAAAATGATCAGTTTTCATAACAAGTAATAAATGAGTACACCAGCCTGATAACTAGCAATTGGCTATAAATGAGTACACCAGCCTGATAACtagcaattggctatgatcagtTGACAACTAGCAATTGGCAATGATTGGTTGAAAACTAGCAATTGACAAGTGAAAACGATCAGTTGACAACTATTAACGAGCTATTAACAATAAATGACTAACAAAAACCCAACAGTTATTAAAAAACTAGCTTATGTTTACGTCATGTTAAATAACAGTCTTATTAGGGTCACAGCTCACATGTCAATAGTTTAACAACACAATTCATTAACGCGAAAGTTATTTATGGTTGATGCATAGGCTAGAGAAGGCAGTGATTGAAGTTTGGCCCCTTAAGAGTTTCGAAGCCAGTGATTATAACCAAAGCATATCTACAGAGCGCATATCATAGATTCACAGGCTATTCATAAAACTAAACCACTGCAGTCAGTCAAATGATTTCCAGTTTGTGGATTATATACCAACCTCGTAATCTATTTCACTCAGCTGCGTGTTACTTACCTTTGCTATCTTGCTGTTAAGGACATTTCTAGCAGTGTTCAGTGCATGCTGCCTTTCCATCTTGTGACATCGGCAGCATTGTTCAGAAGTCAATAGCGATATCTGTCTTAGCATAACAATTATAGACACTTATTGATATAGTCTTTTGTTATGAACAATCAAGGTGCTTAGAGTCTTAACTAGTCATAATCCTTGAATAACTCTGTCGCCTTAGTGGGATCAGTTTACCGATTGCACACATAAATGCTGCACCCTGTTTACTTAAGAAACGACATCTATTGTGTCATTTAAGATCTGCTTATTGTGTTTCAGCAAACACTTCAAAACAAATTACTCTTTCAACCGTCCTCGCTCTTGTCAGTGTTTaaatattgagagttgtcttcctACCAAAACTAAGCTATTCATCAGCATGGAGTTGCTCAGTATTAGGAATCATGAGTCCGTGCATATCAAACTATCTTAGCCTGTGGAGTGGCAATAACTGCAGAATTCTGTTCTATCAGTGATGGTTAATATTGTTGCTTTTCATAagtgaaaattttttaattgtacATTTGAAAGCTGTCAAAAACCTGGTACTGAATGTTAACAACTTTCAAATAGTGAATTGTAACTAATAATGGTAAACTGGCAACTAGTGATTGGCAGCTAACAATCATCAACAGACAACTGGTAACAAGCAATGATCAACTAGCAACTGATAACTGGCAAGTAGCAATCACTAACAGGTAACTGATAATAAGCAATGATCAACTAGCAACTGATAACTGGCAACTAACAATCACTAATAGACAACTGGTAACTAATACCTGAGAACTGCATTACTCAGATATTTTTGTGGTTATATGAGTGATCGACTgcatatttcaaaactttcaataatatttattaaaaagtgAAAAGTCATTAGACCACTTTAGATAAATTCAATGCTTACACACTATAACAGTGCGCACATTCATATGAACCTTCCCAACCTCGATTAGGTAGACCCCAAATGGTTATGATCAACTTACTAAACTGGAAGTACGGGGTTATCAGTATGAACCACATCGATTCTATTCTAGCACAGCTTGGGCTGAACTTCAATTCTTACCTAACTTAGCGCATGACTAAAATACAAGCACTTCTAGAAGTGTTTCTGACAACTCTGTGAAAATAAGGCAAATCCGAAATGTTCCACATGAAGATAAAGGCCACCAACTGTTTGTaggaataaaaatatatttgtgtatacaaaatatttaatagGTAGTATTATGTAATGCATCATGATAGCACAACAAGGTTCACGCTTACTAGCAGCAAAAAGTCACGTTCAAATCTAACGAGACAGCAAAGGTTTTGTTTGGAAAGGTAAAAGCGACTACTAATCCAAAATTCAACAAAAGCCCAATATCACTGTCTGCAGGTAAAACATACTGACTGGTCTGTGGCTGTTGTTTCGTGTCAAAAATGAAATACCTACAATCAGTGTCTTTCAGGCTACAGGCTGTTAACGAGTGATAACATAGCCTGTAATTCCAAATCTATGGTTGTGGTGAAGGTTGGGGGTACGGTTACATTCCGCTGATGTCTGTAAGGGTAGACTCCAGTTCATCGGACAGGACCTTGTATTTCTCCTTGGCCTGCAGCAGCTCATCTAGAATAAAGCACCTCTGTTAGAGttgaactattttaattggAGCTACTAATTTGCTCTGGAATGACAGCCAACACTTCAACAAGAAGATCctaaaactaaaactaaaattctAATACCAAACAGAAATAATCAGGTTTGATTATGCAATCTAAACCTCATTTCTGATATATTATagacttttacagttttatttctaataaattaattttattcccATTTCAAACTGAAAGTAATGTAATAAACACCAGAAAGTATCCATATGTCAAACAAAAGTAACTTAATGCCAGaattacaaacaaaatttttaaaaaatctttaaagaAAATTTTGGGTTTATCAAattattcataacaaattcaCTCATCTACCAACCAGAACAACCAATAGTTAGTGGCACACAAAGCAGCGAGGGGTTAATGAGGCCATAAGCAGCAACTTTGCGAGCAATGACACTCATTGAAATGAAATCACAGCAGAAAACCACACCGAGGAAGATAATAATATTAACCGGTATTAACAGTAATGTTAACCGATAACATCCCAGCATGCATGGTAGTTCAAAATGATATGGCCTGAATTTTCTCCTGATCTCAAGCAAGAATGGTGAAACATGTGTAGGCAGGAGTTCGGCTTTAGTGAAACGCAAAAACAACTTAGAGGTTTTTGCCTGATTAGGATAATTGGGAGTTGTGTTACCATCTAATAGCATATTTTCATTCTCAATTGATTGAGACTTTCTTTCAAATTCTTTGGTTTTCAGATCAGCCTGCAGATAAATGTCTAACACGTGTGGCAGCAATTTCTCATGCAATATGAATACTGTCGTAAATTGACTGTACATTGTGAGTAAGAAAGTGCTGAGAATATAATCTCCGTTCAATCTCTCTAAGAGGACAGTGACAACTTTCACAGATTTAGAGAAACAAACAGGTGAGTAGTTGGAAATAGCAATAAAAAGAGGTGTAATCTATCATCTCACCCTTGCGATGCTGGTTATAGAACCATTATAAACTCACCAGATCAATGATGATTAAATATCTTATAAATTAATACTTTTAATATTAGTAATTAGGAGTTCGCTAAAAAATTCTCTACTTTTTTAGATTCAGTGTTCCCATAGCGAACAAGCGAGCTGTTACTTACGAAAGAAGAAAGGCTTAGACAAGACTAACAGAGAAAGATATAGAGCCAAGCAGATAACTATCAACTGCTACTAGTAAACCCAAAGGCGTGCGTGTTACGCTAATAGCTTCAAATCCTAGCAGCAAATTTACCATCCATTTTGTCATTCTCATTTTGCAACTTTTTCACTTCGCCCTCTGCGGTCTGTGCTCTATTTTCTGCCTAATTGAAAGCAGGAGAAATATGCGTGATTGAAGG of the Watersipora subatra chromosome 4, tzWatSuba1.1, whole genome shotgun sequence genome contains:
- the LOC137394420 gene encoding uncharacterized protein; protein product: MERQHALNTARNVLNSKIAKTLLEENKLPDRHLQIQVERFKADERRNLALTDNQQRLFKKQGLIYNFNPTIVVERPASLRNPTKDGSTTPHYMTDIKQKQSLPIYSPLPKVDAFKVISKRKRNLWEQNYDVKGLSKQFRSIILNSPPLTSDEQCDLDKGWTLYRPVSRLEESMQQLLASKTKTRRQLAKSVKLKISSPNVFITQLALDENTTPKPSDKSNTATSNYLHDRLRETAIGQSSEKRLQQFQQMRERQRRAYHQYLR